Part of the Citrus sinensis cultivar Valencia sweet orange chromosome 2, DVS_A1.0, whole genome shotgun sequence genome, CTCAATCTCTGATACTTGATTTTCTTTGTGGTTATTTCTTGTATACAGCTTTGCCGCTGGTTTGCTTGGTTCTTTGGTGTATATACGAATGCTGGGAAGTACCGTGGATTCCATGGCAGCTGGAGCCAAGGGGCTCATGAAGTAAgtatttactaattaattaccCCTTTACTTTCAGTTGCTAACCAATGTCTGTTGATGATTTTGTGCATACTTATTGCCTACCTtagcattttttattaaagttgttTTATATGTTGAGCCAAATGTTAACTATCTGGATAGGCTGTAATGAACTGCAGAATGCAaaatgtagtttttttttttgttttttattttgaagcaGATTAAAGTGAACTTTGTATTTGTATTCTTCGATCAACATAATCCCATGATCCCACCACTAAAGTACAAAATGGTGCTGTAAGTAAGGCTTACAAAATATTCCTTTTCATATTGTACCTTAGCCTGTTCTAATACTACACACGCATATTCACAAAACATTCCACCTTTGCAGCAGCTTGCCAAAATTTTGTGTTCCAGTTCAATTTAAacttaaagttaattttcgAACTTTTAAAAGTAATCAGATCGTGTCAGTGTAAAGCATTAAACTTGCCCAGTTTCTTTGGAAACATTTGGCCTTTCTGATTATTGTTTTGCCACGGAACTTACTTTTGATGAATCAAGTTATTTTGGTAAATCCTGGGCCACCAAGTAAGGAGACTGCATTACAGTTTTTGACTCAGTAACTTTTGCTTGCAGGGGAGCGGTTGGGCAGCCAAGGCTGTTAGTCCCTGTTGTATTGGTCATGATCTATAATCGGTGGAATGAGTAAGCATCTATGCTGGTGTCTTGTTTTAGTTCACTACTTCATCATACTACGAATGACTTCTCCTAACTATAAATCCATATATGCACATTAGTGTCATGAAGTTCcttgtgatttgtttttttaaaaattcttttttaattgttttttaccCCTCAATAATGAAccctttgaaaaatattggcTCTTCTGTTGGTAGAATACACCTTTTTTGTCAGTTGTTGTTGGTCTGTTTGGATAAATTTTCAGTTTACaggctgatttttcaaatcctCATTCTGATTGAGTTAACCTGGATTTAAGGCAACATTCTGATTGCACTGGGAACCAAATTTTTGCCTACTTATTTCCAGTGTAAAGTAGATTTTTTGTGGATTATAATTTAGTGTGTGATAAAAGACAATTACTTCAAGTGGCAGCTTTTTCCTCGTGTTCGTGCTGACATTATAATGTTTGGGTGCAGGATCACTGTTCCTGAATATGGATTTTTGCACTTAGAATTGATACCGATGTTAGTGGGATTTTTCACCTACAAGATTGCCACTTTCTTTCAAGCTGTAGAAGAGGCAGTCTCAATAGTTGAGAAAAAAGACCCAGATATAGTATAAAGCTTCTCAATGAATTAGGAGATTATCTAATGTTGCCAAGGTGATTTTTACCGAATTCTAATCCTTTCTGCTTATTTATTGGTGTTTCTAGTTAGCTGACAGGTATCATGGAGTTCCCCAGAAGCTAATGATTTACCGCATATTATCCTTGAGAAGTAATCCATAAATCCTCTGTAGGAGGCATTAAGTTGAACCAACTAGAAAATTACAGAAACTGTCCAATTTTCAAAGTCATGGATTCATTACTTTCCTGGATGAAAAGATGGGGTTTGTTCTttgattattactattattattttttcactaaaatttTGGGTAATTTCTTGCCAGCTTCAGGGCCAAGGGAAATGATACTTTGTCACAGTGAATCAAATGCTCTGGATTGATGGGATAGCCTGAACCCAGGGAATACCAGAAATCCAGGGAATACCAGAAATATCTGGAACCATGTTGCTTCGATGGGCATATCTAataggaaaaagaaagttaatattcttgtaattatttttccctttgtTCTGATATTTTCAGAACGGGAGACAATACAAGTTAATTGTGATTTCTAGATGACTACTgcaattgattaaataaattattcaaggaaaaaaatcttgaTTTATTGGTTATGTTTATTGCTTGGTGCAGTTATGAAATCCTGCGACCTGAAAGAATGCAAAGGATAAACTGAGAGGAGAGGCAAAGAAGTTTTGTTCGCTTCTCATGAACATATAttctaaatatgaaaaaagcCATGGaggcaaaaaagaaaggaatgCTTTCTTTGCAgcgtaataaaaaatatacattataTCGGACATACAGTGgttactttactttattacaTGTTCATTACAGCTTGGATAAAGAGTAGATGCACTTCATACAATTTTGGAATTTAACAGGACGTGATAAGTCGGTTTTGGTGAAAGCAACACGATTATAATGATGCCTTAACCAGTGTTTTGCATGCCAGCAGCAATACCCTTCATTGTCAAAATGACAGTATCTTCAAGACCAGGAGCATATTCACTGGTAGGGTTAAGCCTCACAAGCTCAGCAGCTGGCTTCCTTGATTCCATGTATTCTTTCGACAGGTGTGGTCGGACCTTAACATGGAAGTTGGGGTCACGTATCTGCTTCAGAGTGTAGGCTTGGCAGACATTAAGTGTCGTGATGTATGCATCACGAAGGCGAAGCCTCTGCTTCAAGTATGGGTCTCCTTCAAGAAGATCCCGATGCCCAGCAAcctacaagaaaaatgaacttaGATTCTACAAACACTAATAATGCtccattttccttcttttcatTTGTGCACGTACACTGATGCatgtagagagagagagagagaggaaggaATAAGGCTGCCGCAAACAAATTCATAGAAGAATCATGACAAAATGAATAACATAATTTTGCAGTGCAAAacctttttaaaaagaatttacaaTGTAGTTCCAGGAAATATTCATGACTTAtatcttaattttgaaattactattattacttTCCTAAAGTCACTCCAGTGATTTGCTCCACATACCTGTAGGAGAAGGCTTTTAGTTTCAGCATAGTTAGCCCTAAGTTTCTCTCCAAATGGTTGCAGCTCCTCTGACACAAGGAGTTTGTCATATAAAGCAGCAATTCCTGGGTCTCCCTTGGCAAACACCATTTCAACCAAGTCAATTGTGACCCTAAAGAAAGGCCACAAATTGTACATCTCCTGAAGCATGTGAAGATTCTTTATGTCCTTCTGAATGACATGTTTAAATGCTGCCCCAAAGCCAAGCCACACAGGTAAATGGAACCTCGTCTGAGTCCATGCAAAGATCCATGGGATGGCACGGAGTGACTCAATACCTCCACTTGGCTTTCGCTTTGATGGACGACTTCCAATGTTCATCCGACCATACTCCATTTCTGGTGTTGCCTGCAGCATCCCAAGgacatatgtatatatattagcaTTTTTCTTGCATCATCGTAAAGTACTCAGGACTCAAGGACAACTTTGGTCTTTAAAAATTGACAGATGTAATGGCAAGAAATCATCCATTAGAAGATACCTCGGAACTAACAAACTTGAACTACAAAATACTGTACTCagataaaatggaaaaaagaatAGTACCTTTAAGAGGAATTTGTTCctacaatcaaattttaaaaaattgaaaagacaAAATGATGATGAATGGGTGAAATACTTACAAGGCGAAAATATTCGACAAAACGAGGTTCCTGGAATACTATAGAACGATATTCCTTTGTAGCAATGACAGCCATCTCATCCATGAGTGCACGCCATTCTGGTTTTGGTGACACTGGGGGATGCATTCCATGCTCAAGTGTAGCAGCTGAGAAACGCTGAAGTGTTCTGAAGCACAAGTGCTCCTCCCCAAAAGACTGCTCAATAACTTCTCCTTGAACCGTCACACGAAGTGAACCATGAATTGTATCAGGTGGTTGAGACAATATAGCCAGATGGGTGGGTCCTCCACCTCTTCCGACTGTCCCTCCTCGGCCATGGAACATTGTGAGTTTAACACCATACTGCTTTGCAACCTTTACAAGCTCTTCCTGAGTCTTATATAATTGCCAAGCTGCAGACAAACGGCCAGCATCCTTTCCTGAATCAGAATACCCTATCATAACCTCTTGCTTCCCACTGATCCTGTTTCTATACCAGTCTATAGAGAAGAGACGAGCCACAGAAGCCGGAGCAGCTTCAAGGTCAGCAAGCTTCTCAAACAATGGAACAACCCTTAGAGGCTGTTTCACACGACATTCACGTTGTAAAAGCTCAACAGCAAGTACGTCAGATGGAGCTGTCGCCATTGAGATTATATAGGCACCAAAGCTGTCAGCAGGAAGTTCTGAAATGACATGAAATGTGTCCAACACGTCAGCAATTTCTTCAGTTTTAGGAAGATCAGAGCCAAATAGAGGACGTTTGCCTCTAAGTTCAGACAAAAGCCATTCCTGCCGCTTCTCCTCAGACCATTCTCGATAAGATCCAATGCCCAAGTGCTTGGTGATAGCATCAATAACATCAGTGTGCCTTTCGGACTCTTGACGGATATCAAGTCTTACTAGTGAAAGTCCAAAAGTAGAAACTTGCCGCAAGAAATCAAGAAGGCTTCCATCGGCTATTGGCCGATCACCACAAGCACAGAGTGATCTGTAACAGAGCTCTAGAGGCTCCAGGAACTataggaaaaaagaaatcaaattaataaaaataaattttctctaaatattaaatcaaataagaaGTGAGAGCCACAATGCAAAAATTTCAGTATTGTCCTATCgaatattttcaaaactcattcagaaaagaaaatcaaaattgaagcTCAGCTAGTCTGTTGTGGGAAAGAGAACTTCATATAAAATAGCAAATTGCTGGAAGAGAGACTCCAATGCATTCACTCTCACTAAAGTTTATAACAAGGATATTCACTTAAAGCTGACTTAAAGAGCAATGAATTTCTTCAAACCTAATGGAATATTCTATGCCTTCTCAGTTCTTAAATGCACTTTCCAATAAATAAGGCTacataaataaccaaaatttcatattacATATAAAAAGTTGGTACAATATCTACCATTAGCCGATTGTTCAAAATCATTTAgacaaaaagaattttcaaaattctttaattaagGTGTTAAAGGTAGAATGGACTTCAGAGGTTTAGTGTTCCTACAAAAGTCATTTGTGGAACATCACAAATAGATCAATAATTGGCAGTTTATGGTTCAAACTTGACAAGGAGAGTTAATTAGTTATAAAGGAGAGACCTGCTCCACATGAGTATAAGCTATATCCTCTGGAATGTCAGAAATCCCATTGGCTAACAGCTGACGAGCACGTTCCCGTGTATTATATAGCTTGTCTCTCACATCACCAAGAATAACACGATAAGGCTCATTTGGTGGAATTTGTTTCCAGAATTCTGTATACACAAAGCAGTGACAAGGATATTCAAGATTAATTAAGTTGCTAACCAAAATCTATTGACATTAAAGCTTACCCACaaacaagggaaaaaaataatttgattccTCAAACTAGAAGAAATATTCTAGAGCAAATTGTTTTCCAAACCAGAGAAGTATGACCATAGCTTTCAGCCAAAGCATCTACGATATATCATTTTAACATTATCGTTACAAATTTGGACTTTCACAATTAACGAAAACGCAATGGAATTCAAAGGAGATAAACCAAACCAAGGtttcaagaaaataacaagaacTTTTGAACAGTGAAGTCCAAAGAAGAAATTAGATCAATAACACAAACCTATATAGTGTTTTGCATCTCTCTTTGAGGACCTATGAAGTCCATCTGCACGAGCACGGAGTTCGTCATTGCAACGCCACATTGATAACTGCATAGAcacattaaatttgttaattgattCATTTCTTACTCTCTTTTGGTTTATAGTTCACAAAAGCAAATCCGAAGAATGGCAACAAGAAAGgcataataattttcatcatcCAAACCCAATGCATTTACTACCACCACCCTACAACCTCAGCCACTTCAGGTACAATCCTGGTAATActctaaataataaataaataaaaagataagtcCATCCTTTTGATACCTCAAACATAAGGTCCTCTATTTGGGAGAAGTACAAGTTAGCAGCCATCATTCTAGCCAGTAAGCAAACATCTCTTGTAACTTCAGAAGTTACCCTGGGGTTTCCTGCAGTCCAAATCATTAGCTATTAGCATTAAAAAGTATCCTCAGATGGAAGGTATGACTCTCAGGGAGGGAGGgagggggagagagagagaaagagagagatggGATGAAAGCAAAGACGTGATAACCTAAAGAAGGCTgacaatataaatttgattaacAAATGTAATACTTCTATTATATACTAATGTATTATATCAATGTTAAATCTATGTATTTATTGATCAATGTTGTAATCCTAGGAGCGTGCTAACATGTATAATCATTGTTTGATAAGAACATCAATTATCAtcattaagcttatagaaaAGAATACCATCACGATCTCCACCCATCCATGAAGAGAACTGAATGAGAGGAGCATTATAGGGAACACGTTCATTAATGCCAATGTTTTTCAAAGCAGTGTCAACACGGCGCAAGAATTTCGGAACTCCTTTCCAGATTGTCTCATGGAAGTAGCTCATTCCTGCTCTCATCTCATCTTGTGGGGTGGGAGGACTCCTTCGGATCTCGTCTGTACGAAAAGCAGCTTGTATCTACATGGGAGGAAAGATATATGTATTAATAAGCACGACTGTTCAACAAATAATGTTGTAGAAAAatcaatgaataaaatcatgatTAAATTTCAAAGAGATTTTGACACCTAATATGTCTTATCAAGTAGAGTTAGGACTGGCTGGGCATTATAAAAGTGAAttacttcaaaaataattcaacagcaagaaatttatttgtggttagCACACAAATATTGGATCATCAATTCATATGATTCATATGGCTAAGTTTTCTGAAGATAATAACTATCAAAATTGACGACAATACATAGAATTACAACATTGaccaataaataaaagaagaactGGGAATTTCTCATGATATTGCAAGGGGAGAAAGCATACAGTTAGTCCAGAAGCATTAATGAACCAAATGTTGCTTTGGAAACCCATTAATAATAGACAAGAACAACATACCTCTCTCTGTAAAGCCTCATCAAGTTCTTGCTTATCATCAGGAGTAATGTCCTTAGCATACAACTGAGTCAGACAATTACGGATCCTGAAAAGTCAACAAAAGACCTATGGATTAGAATGGAAACACAAAACAATATCTTCACAACTGAGTATCAATAGATTACATGATGAAACTGACCAAGAAACTGATCAAGGTTAAGGGACAACAAACCTTCCATGTTTTTGAAGCAAAGATCTTCGCACAGATTGGGTTGGATGTGCAGTGAAGACCAAATCGACAGTTTGATTCTTCAAAGCATCAAAAACTTCTTCTGGAGACTTCTTCAGCTGCACGACGAGCCTCTTGAGGGTCTCTTCAATGTCTGATTCGGTTGTTGCTGAATTCTCATCAACAAAGTCCCCTTTCTTTAACTTGATTCTTCGTCGATAAGCAATTTGAACTTCCTCAGCCAGGTTGGCCAAGTTAAGCATGTGGGAAAATGATTTGGTAACGACAATAGAATCCCCAGGATCTAAACTTGTTAAAACATTACCAAGCTCCTCCAACTTTTGAGAGTCACGCTTCCCTTCATACTCAGCTGAAAGCTCATAACattcttgaacctatagatcATATACAATTGTAAAAGACAATAAATCACCCagttcattaataataatacacaTCTCAATGCTGAATTCCCATTTAATCAGTTTATCAGAAAAGAATGAAGGAAACTATGCATCAAATTTCAGACAGCATGATGGCTTTGTACAGTACCAATATACTAAAATGAACCCAATGCCATTGATGTTGCAATCCAAAATAATCACTCTCAAATTCGCTCCCAACAGAATTTAGCAAATGAAATGAAAGTGAAAGGCTTTCAGCctactataaattaaaaaaaaaaaaagaaaaaggagccAGGGGAAGCTAAAATGAAAAGGCCATGCATTTGATTTAGCTAAAACCATAAGAAATCTCAATTTTTTAGAGTGCAAACTTTCAGCATTAGCTCAAACGAAGTGAAGTtcattagttaaaaataataataataaaataaatgggtaccacataaaatcataattttatcaaacaacaTGTGTAACAACCATGAAAATCTAAACTTGGCAATCACTTCAAGGTTCAATCAAAACTTAAGCGTAATCAAAGTTAATAGTACATAACGAAACGTTACCGTTTCTCTGATATCGTCCCCATGCAAGTCCTGAAGAATATCAAGAAAGCGATCCAACAACAGAGCATCATACTCCACCAACTTGTCATCCTCAGAGACCTTAGCCGGTGCCAGTAGCCTCAATTGAGCATCTATTGATGCCATCTTCTCCAAATTTCTAGCAGCCATTTCCCCCGCCTCCTTCTTAAATAATGCAACCTGCGCAGTTATGAACTAAAATGcaaaagaaagtgaaaaaaaaaattaaaaaatcgaAATTCAATGCAACtagatgaaaaagaaatcgaAAACGAAAAGCATCTCGTGATATCCTGATCGGCTTTACACGGGAAAAAGTGAATGTAACCACTTACCGGTTACCAGAAGATTTTAGACGACTCAcgagtttgagttgagttgtGTTTGAACTGAAACTGTTTTGTACTTTATTTatagagagggagagagattCTCATAAGCTAACCAGACTGTTCTAATTTAAGATTACTTTTAAATAGTTAggataataatattttatttcccgtattttgtttattttctcaaacagGAACATAGTCTGTCTATTTGATCAAATAGGTCCTACTCCTAACTCCAGTAATCCCTGTTTTGCAACGGCCAACTTGTAGTGGATGCCTCATGAGTCCCACCAATCGATCCTTTATGTCATGCACCATGCACCATGATATGCTTAAGAGAGTGTTCGGGGCAGCTGCACTGTGGACCCTATGTTAGGGTAAGTTATCGACTAATTattatagtattttaaaaattttaatttattatcctTCACCATATAagtatacattttttttttcatacaaatgataattaagtTTTGCGACCGTaactaaatatattaatgtaataattttactacacAGCGTAAAAGTatacataatttttctataatatttatagatctaaataaattatttagaaataattcCTGGAATGAAGTGTCATGCCCTCATATTTTTTGTGAATCAAGAAGGTGACGGTAGATAATTTAACCGAGCCAGCTATCTTGAACTCAACTTATCTTTAGTGGGTCACTTATtactatttataataatatgcTTGAGGATTCTTGAAGTATCGCCAGATATAGGTTCACGTAAATGtgcttgaaaatttttttgacatcactttttttcatattaataaatttatttgcatttaaaacaaaattactaTAGAGGGAGAAAGGATTATGTTAGATTGATTGAATCGGACATAAATCGTAATTAGATACTAAACAATGAACATgttttattcttgccatttgtttcactttttttttaatacataattatgttccgatatttttttttaagaatatattGTCAATATTTTGATTGAACGGACCTGCGGAAGATGCAAAGCTTCTTTGAGTTACGGAAATGGTCCTATTTACACTTGGAATATGCCTGTGAAAGAAGCATCTCCTCATATTTGTATAAAAGTAGATTCTACATTTGAAAGAAGTGGAGTTGGAATTTGTGTtatgtcaaattaaatttagtacATGGAATTCGAATCTTGTTTTCACTGATCAGTGTAGAAGGATGCTTATAATTTCAGTAGATTAAGCAATTGTTTTTCTAACATTAAATTAGGTTTTCTTTTGGATATAACTAACCGTAACCTTAGTTAGGGTTAAACTCTTGACCACGTGTCATCGAGTTAAATGTGAGGGGACAGTTCTGTTAAATCATGCCTTGtgctgttaatttttttttaatgataaaattcgGTCAAGGacttgaatgaaaaaaaaaattaaatttggaagatttaagtaatacatattaaaaacGTTTAccctttcaatttattttacgaACATTAGGAACTCAAGTAAAAGATACAAGAAAACTGTCTAAGAGAGATTTCTCCGAATGGTGCCGATGCacttatttttagttattaacCTCAAATGTTATCAACACATATAAATATAGGTGGTGAAATGAGTTACGATATAATTATTCgatataaatatgatattatttttttatattcgcactgataaatattgacacgattaataaataaattgacagaataatagaataaataatCTTATTGTATTTGTATTAGAATACTTCAACATGGTTATACATTTatgaaatgaatattaattactatgttgtaatattattgaaaaattagataatataTATGCtgaaaactaaattaattattcatgccatattcatattatattataaatttgttcatgtcatgttaacttatttataacttattttgaaaaataattttcaaaataagttataaataagTTAACATGAAgtacatatttattattttttcaattaatttttaatttttatattaaatatattatacagGTAAACACGATTAACAAGATTAATAAGCAAGTGTATATgtcttttaatatttcaacacgattaataaatgagtgatatttatatttgtttaaatttaacacgacACGAACATGATACGATTAAACGAATTGACACCCctacatataaataaatatctctTGACAACACTTCTTGAAAttcattaatgataaaatttttattttctttataaaaatatgagataaattaagatttataataatttagatCACATACTTAAAGCGTGCATTTAACAAAAGGTTTCAAACAAGTACACACGGTGCAATCAATATCAAGGGACCAATATTGTTTCTTTCTCGCAACTGGTAAACAGTAATGGACTACTGGTCCTTTCCAATGATGCTCAAATCCAATTTTGCTACATGAAGCCTACTTTTCTGGGACCAAGATTGCGAATGGACGAAATGCCTGTAATCTAAAACGTAAAATTTGttataccattttttttttttgtcttttggaATCTAATTTGAATACGACTCAAAATGACTTTTTCATTGTAGGAAAGaacattttctttgcttttcctctttaaatgaattaataaggTTCGATATCAGATGTTTATCGATACATATTTCTCAATtcatatgtattttataataaattgttcaatttaaaaaaaaaaaatcttgggTGCTCTATGAGTATACTTCGATTAATCGTGATAATGATggtataaataataataaataaatagaaaatatacatTTCTCACACACTAAAGATTTTAAATGTCAACATATTTTAGATgtcatttatcaattaattatcaattaacaaaaaagttattatttcTAGGGACACAAAGAGGACaacaattcaaataaaagaattgttgctctagaaaaacaaaaataaaaaatattaactacaaaaacaaaaaaataaataaaatcactgTCCTCGCAAATTTTGAAAGGACAATTGATTCTTGTTACCTGTGGCTTCGGGAATTTGACTTTTGATTTCCTAAGGAGGCGGGTTGCTGAAAACAATTTTGGTCATTTTGGTGTCCAGTGGCTAGTGCCACGTGACTTTCGGCTCtcgtgaaaaagaaaaaatgaatacGTTTATCTCCGCTGTAGTCCTAGGCATCGACGGTACCTAAAATTCAACATTTcataattgaaaaacaaaaataatagagaGCTAGCTCAATATGAACTCCAAATTCGATCTACataatgaatataattaaaaaataataagtatatAACAACCAATTTAAAtggaattttcataatttcattaaagggtaatttttaaaaacctccccagaggtttgggcttgttgcaagtagatggcgagaatttatttatttgtaaaaaatcccctaccgtcagttaactttaacattgaccgttagttgactgtgcaaagacaatattacccttaacaacagtttgtagacagaaataactaaaaaaaaatttaaaattgttggcgcAAAAAgtacaaaccctattttttgacaattttatctttatcaattccaaagatttacaatatcataggtaaagattataactatttcattttcaagtttttaattttatcttttttgtatgaactttaagaaaatatcaataatttaaagaggatttttcaaatttttaattttattttttttgtaggaactttaaaaaaatatcaataatttaaagagggtaaaatagccaacaattttaatttttttttagttatttccgtctacaaactgttgttaagggtaatattgtctttgcacagtcaactaacggtcaatgttaaagttaactgacggtagtagattttttataaataaataaattctcgccatctacttgcaacaagtccaaacctcaggggaggtttttaaaaattaccctttcattaaatgacaagatcagttttagtttaaaaaatgagGCAAAAAAATTTGGGACTATACAGTTTGAAAGAATAATAGTCAAAAGTCTGCAAGTTGGGCCCAACCGGTCTACTTAAAATAGGTTGGACCCAAAATTTGATCCGTTATGATGATTTAATGTGCTGGGCTGTGGCCCATATTTTTGCTCCATAGACCCATCCTAAATTGCATTACTCAATTATTTAAGcatacttattattttttcaatttatttttactgaatttgtttaaattttttatataaacggaggtgaaattgtttttgaatgaAACAgtgatatttttacaattagaGAATTAATTCTTGATATCCTATTAGAAATTtactataaataatttaaaatattttttttatatcacaGTTTAGATTTCTATCCTCATTATCAGAGGAGTGTAATTGTATACGCTTTACATTAGGATAAAAATCTAACTCTATCTAGTTatataattaaggaaaaaaattgagtcCCCTAGGATTTAAACTGCCAGTCTCACTAATGTGAAGGCAACAATGACCGAGTAGCAAAAATACAAGGCacttacaatttatttatttattt contains:
- the LOC102607204 gene encoding phosphoenolpyruvate carboxylase 2; the encoded protein is MAARNLEKMASIDAQLRLLAPAKVSEDDKLVEYDALLLDRFLDILQDLHGDDIRETVQECYELSAEYEGKRDSQKLEELGNVLTSLDPGDSIVVTKSFSHMLNLANLAEEVQIAYRRRIKLKKGDFVDENSATTESDIEETLKRLVVQLKKSPEEVFDALKNQTVDLVFTAHPTQSVRRSLLQKHGRIRNCLTQLYAKDITPDDKQELDEALQREIQAAFRTDEIRRSPPTPQDEMRAGMSYFHETIWKGVPKFLRRVDTALKNIGINERVPYNAPLIQFSSWMGGDRDGNPRVTSEVTRDVCLLARMMAANLYFSQIEDLMFELSMWRCNDELRARADGLHRSSKRDAKHYIEFWKQIPPNEPYRVILGDVRDKLYNTRERARQLLANGISDIPEDIAYTHVEQFLEPLELCYRSLCACGDRPIADGSLLDFLRQVSTFGLSLVRLDIRQESERHTDVIDAITKHLGIGSYREWSEEKRQEWLLSELRGKRPLFGSDLPKTEEIADVLDTFHVISELPADSFGAYIISMATAPSDVLAVELLQRECRVKQPLRVVPLFEKLADLEAAPASVARLFSIDWYRNRISGKQEVMIGYSDSGKDAGRLSAAWQLYKTQEELVKVAKQYGVKLTMFHGRGGTVGRGGGPTHLAILSQPPDTIHGSLRVTVQGEVIEQSFGEEHLCFRTLQRFSAATLEHGMHPPVSPKPEWRALMDEMAVIATKEYRSIVFQEPRFVEYFRLATPEMEYGRMNIGSRPSKRKPSGGIESLRAIPWIFAWTQTRFHLPVWLGFGAAFKHVIQKDIKNLHMLQEMYNLWPFFRVTIDLVEMVFAKGDPGIAALYDKLLVSEELQPFGEKLRANYAETKSLLLQVAGHRDLLEGDPYLKQRLRLRDAYITTLNVCQAYTLKQIRDPNFHVKVRPHLSKEYMESRKPAAELVRLNPTSEYAPGLEDTVILTMKGIAAGMQNTG